The following are encoded in a window of Castanea sativa cultivar Marrone di Chiusa Pesio chromosome 9, ASM4071231v1 genomic DNA:
- the LOC142608768 gene encoding uncharacterized protein LOC142608768 has translation MEARDPRMQEYLTQVRSLQSRFDSFVLTHVSRSGNTHADSLATLATSLALCLPRIILVEDLLEPTLTTASAARIHLIRPGPSWIDLVVSFLKSDILPEDKSEADKIHRKAPRFWLFEDQKLYKHSFSGPYLLCVHPEQTEIMEFNLIAKPSGSTAVTWIS, from the exons atggaggctagggatccaagaatgcaggaatacttGACCCAGGTTAGAAGCTTACAATCTAGATTCGATTCCTTTGTCCTTACACATGTTTCTAGGAGTGGGAATACACATGCGGACTCGTTGGCTACCTTGGCGACATCCTTAGCTCTGTGTTTACCTAGGATTATCCTAGtcgaggatttgctagagccaactctgaCCACTGCAAGTGCCGCTCGTATCCacctgataaggcctggacctagttggattgaccttgTGGTATCTTTTCTGAAGAGcgacattcttcccgaggacaagtctgaagcagataagattcatCGAAAGGCCCCTCGTTTCTGGCTAttcgaggatcagaaattgtataaacacTCCTTCTCTGGACCATACTTGCTATGTGTGCACCCCGAGCAAACGGAG ataatggagttcaatttgatagcaaagccttcaGGAAGTACTGCAGTGACATGGATATCATAA